The sequence ATCGATGGACGATGATGAAGCAACATTAAAGCGGCGGCGAAAGCGAGGCCTAATCCCATCCCCGGCAGGGTTATCCTGTTCGGGATGATGTAATGCGATAGATCTATGAAGGAGATGGCGATCAGCATGGCAGAAAGCAAACAATACCCGATGAACTCCACCGTGAGTCCATATCTCCTCAGCAAAAGCGAAAAGATAACACCTGTTAGAAGCTCCACCAGAGGGTATCTGATCGATATGGGCCCTTTGCAATATCTGCATCGACCGCGCAGGATCAGGAAGCTGAGAAGAGGGATGTTATCATACCAGCGAATCGTTTGGTTACAGCTAGGACAGAAGGAGCGAAGCGGCTTGAGCACGGATAGCCCGTTTGGAATTCGATAGATGCAGACGTTGAGAAAGCTGCCCACAATAAGGCCGAAG is a genomic window of Candidatus Poribacteria bacterium containing:
- a CDS encoding prepilin peptidase; protein product: MAIEVIIFIFGLIVGSFLNVCIYRIPNGLSVLKPLRSFCPSCNQTIRWYDNIPLLSFLILRGRCRYCKGPISIRYPLVELLTGVIFSLLLRRYGLTVEFIGYCLLSAMLIAISFIDLSHYIIPNRITLPGMGLGLAFAAALMLLHHRPSILVNRAVGLIVGGGVILFMSLIGSLIFRREAMGMGDVKLTAMIGAYMGFYPHVILVILLSAVMGSVVGGGYMLIRRVGLKSAIPYGPFLSAAAIISMLYGEELWRWYVNLL